Sequence from the Priestia megaterium genome:
AAACCTAAAAAAAAGCCCTTTTAAAGGGCTTTTGACATTAGAACGTTGACGCAACTTCTTTTGCTTTTTCAGATGCTTTTGCTAGAATATTGTCTGCTTCTGCTGGTGTGTAAGCCATGCCTTCTGCAACAACCAGTTGGAAATCTTGAACACCAATGAAGCTCATCACTGTACGTAAATAGCTTTGAGTAAATTCTAGCTCTGCCGCAGGGCCTTCTGAATACACGCCTCCACGAGCTTCTAGTAATACTACTTTTTTATCTGAAGCTAATCCTACTGGACCATTTTCAGTATATTTAAACGTTTTTCCTGCAATTAAAATGTTATCAATATATGCTTTCATTAGTGGAGGGAAGCTTAAGTTCCACATTGGAGCTGAGAAAATAACTTTGTCAGCTTGTAAAAACTGCTCTACTAATTCACCCATACGCGTTACTTTTTCTAATTCAACAGCTGATAATTCTTCACCAGCTCCAGCTTTTCCCCATGCCGCTAAAACATCTCCATCAATGAATGGAACTGTTTCTTTATACAGATCAAGCGTTGTCACTGTATCAGTCGGGTTTGCTGTTTTATACTCATCTAAGAAAACCTGTGCTAAACGAGTTGAAAATGATGCTTCATCAACCTGCGGATTTACTTTTACATATAATACATTTGCCATAAATGTCATCTCCTAAAAAGTGTATTTTATCATTAATTCGAGATATTACTAAACGAATTATCTTTAATTCGAGATTTATTATATAACGTCATTTTTTATGCGTCAACCTTTTCGCACAAAAAAACTCCGCAAGCGGAGTTTTATACACATTGAAATTCTCGAATTTGATTTACATCTACCCCAGCATACACCCAGAAAGATCCTGTCCAGCGATATCCTGCAACTGAGCGTCTGCCTACAAAGGTTGGGTAAAACCAGTAAGGTCGACCATTTCTCGGCCATATATAGGTGTATCGGTATAAGCACCCTGAAATAGCACCTGGATCAACAGCATAAAGTGATGGACCTCCTGAACCTAGCTTTGGTGTAGGTGTAAAAGCTGGCGGTGGACTTGAAGGCGGCTGCGCTCCTCCCTGCGGCGGAAACCCTTGGCCCCCTCCTCCAGGTGGTGGCGGTGGAAATCCTTGACCTCCTCCAGGTGGCGGCGGCGGAAATCCTTGACCTCCCCCTCCAGGTGGAAACGATGGAAACCCTTGGCCTCCTCCAGGTGGAAACAAATTTTGAAAACGTGGATCGTATTGATATGGATACATACGCACTCCCCCTTTATAATGCTTGCTACGTTACAGTATGCATCATAATGAAGATAGGTGAATGTCTACTTTTACCTTCTATAGACTAATTGAACTATGTCAAACTTGGTGAGCTTAAAGGGGAACCTTATCGGAGGAAATAATAAATCCAACACGGAAACTACTTGCGTGTTGGATCTGCTTGCGGAAAATATTTTTCAATAAAATTATACAGCCAAAATACGGTAATCAAAATAGGAGCTATCAGAAAAGGATGTTGAATCCACATTTTCACCAGTACCTTTTCAAATGACGGAATCGATTTTAACACTTGAAATAACGAGCTTCCGCTAAAAATAACGCTCGTTCCTATCAATAAAAACGATAGCCAGTTAAATTGATCCATCCACATGCTCATAGAGATATAAAAACTAACACCCGTTCCTATGCCCCCCATTATTCCGCTTAAAATACTTTTTACCGAAAAAGGAATCCCTACAAACCATCCGGCTCCTAGTCCTGCACACCCTGCTAAAATGCTAGAAAAAAGCAGCGGCTGCTCAAGCCAGAGACATGCATTCACTCCAACCACTAAGGTGACATGTATTCCTACGTGAAGGGAAATTCTTTTGCCCACAGGCTCTGAAACATAATGATAGTAGCGCCCGCTATAAAAAATTGTCCACCATAATAATAAAAATGCTGTCACGCTTGCCCCTATAATCATAAACACACCTCTCTACGTTATGATTCTATTAATCTCTATCTATTATTTTCCTAATATCCTGTGTCTCTTATTCAGTAATCTATCCGTATACCTTCCATACGTTCGTTCATCAGCAAGAAAGTAGAATATAACTGTATTCTTGTCTCAACTGTTTACTTGTGGGAGTGCTAAGAAGTTGAATGTCTGCATTTAGAAAAAGATAGTGTAGAACACTTTCTCTTATCTTTACTATTATTCATATGTATAGCTTGCTAGATTTAGTCCTCGCAGTTTAGAATTTTTCAGTCGTTCGTATGAAACTATTTGCCCTTTCTTTCGTTATATATACACGTTCCTTTATCTTTTCACGTGCAAAAAAAGATAAATTCCTATAATATGTTTTCATATTAACCTTTAAGGAGATAAAGAAGATGAATTGAATAAATCCCTGCAAATAGAGTTTTTAGAAAAAAGAAATTGTTATCATTTCTCCTATTTATGTTATAGAATAATTCATGTATAATAAGAGGCTGTATGGTAACGCAGCTTGCGACATATCTTTTCTTACTTTTAGCAAGTCTATATTCAAAGCAAAAACTGCAAAGTGGGGTTAGTGCGACTCTTCATTAATCGACTTTGCATTAAAAACCAGCATTTTTCTTTTATCATAAAGAAAGAATGAGATTTAATAGTGACAGGTGAATAATATGGGTGAAAATCAAAGAAATGTTAGTAGATTTGACTGGAACTTGGCTTTCCTAATCTTCCTATTGTTTTGCGTAAGCGTTGTGGCAATCCATAGTGCTGAAAAAATTGGGCAGTATGATAAGAACTTCGTAGCGCAACAAGTTGTTTTTTATATAATCGGAATGGTGATTATAGGGTTTGTCATGCGTTTTGACTCCGATCAGCTTCAAAAGCTAACGTGGGTTTTTTATGGATTTGGGAACTTTTTATTGCTTCTTTTACTAGTGGCTCCGTCAAGCATTGCCAGAGAAATTAACGGGGCAAAAAGTTGGTTCACACTTCCAGGCTTTTCGTTACAGCCATCAGAGTTTATGAAAGTGTTTTTGATTATCACACTGAGCACGGTCATTGTGAAACACAATGAAAAATATCGTATCCGGACAGTAAGAGAAGACTTTTTACTGCTTGGTAAACTGGGTGCTGTACTTGCTTTACCTTTATTATTAATCATGCAGCAGCCTGACTTAGGTACCGCTCTTGTGTTCTTAGCAATCACGGTTGGACTTGTATTTGTTTCAGGCGTAAGCTGGAAAATCATCGCGCCTGCATTTTTAGGTATTACGGCGGTTGGTTCTGTCATTTTGGGACTTGTTGTTTATGCACCTAGCCTATTAGAAAAGTATCTAGGGGTTAAGCAATACCAATTTGGACGTATTTATTCTTGGCTTGATCCTGAGTCATATAGTTCGGGAGAGGGTTATCATTTAAAGAAATCGTTAGATGCGATTGGATCAGGAATGGTAAACGGTAAAGGAATTGGAAATGGAGTTGTCTATTTGCCAGAGGGACAGACCGACTTTATTTTTGCGGTTATTGGAGAAGAGTTTGGCTTTATCGGCGCCAGCATTGTTATTAGTCTTTTCTTCGTACTCGTTTATTACTTGATCAAGCTAGGCCTTGAAACAAAAAATGAATTCAATTCTTACTTATGTGTAGGCGTTATTTCAATGCTTACGTTCCACGTATTTCAAAATATCGGTATGACCATTCAAGTCTTGCCTATTACCGGAATTCCACTTCCTTTTATTTCGTATGGAGGTAGTTCACTGATGGGGAACATGTTTGCAATGGGTCTGATGTTTGGAATCTCATGGCATCACAAACGCTATATGTTTGGAAATGATTAAAGAGAGACGATGGTCTCTCTTTTTTCTTTTATCTCCCTATTAAGCATGCTACAATAAAGAAAACGCTTCCG
This genomic interval carries:
- a CDS encoding FtsW/RodA/SpoVE family cell cycle protein — its product is MGENQRNVSRFDWNLAFLIFLLFCVSVVAIHSAEKIGQYDKNFVAQQVVFYIIGMVIIGFVMRFDSDQLQKLTWVFYGFGNFLLLLLLVAPSSIAREINGAKSWFTLPGFSLQPSEFMKVFLIITLSTVIVKHNEKYRIRTVREDFLLLGKLGAVLALPLLLIMQQPDLGTALVFLAITVGLVFVSGVSWKIIAPAFLGITAVGSVILGLVVYAPSLLEKYLGVKQYQFGRIYSWLDPESYSSGEGYHLKKSLDAIGSGMVNGKGIGNGVVYLPEGQTDFIFAVIGEEFGFIGASIVISLFFVLVYYLIKLGLETKNEFNSYLCVGVISMLTFHVFQNIGMTIQVLPITGIPLPFISYGGSSLMGNMFAMGLMFGISWHHKRYMFGND
- a CDS encoding transporter; the encoded protein is MYPYQYDPRFQNLFPPGGGQGFPSFPPGGGGQGFPPPPPGGGQGFPPPPPGGGGQGFPPQGGAQPPSSPPPAFTPTPKLGSGGPSLYAVDPGAISGCLYRYTYIWPRNGRPYWFYPTFVGRRSVAGYRWTGSFWVYAGVDVNQIREFQCV
- a CDS encoding FMN-dependent NADH-azoreductase, which gives rise to MANVLYVKVNPQVDEASFSTRLAQVFLDEYKTANPTDTVTTLDLYKETVPFIDGDVLAAWGKAGAGEELSAVELEKVTRMGELVEQFLQADKVIFSAPMWNLSFPPLMKAYIDNILIAGKTFKYTENGPVGLASDKKVVLLEARGGVYSEGPAAELEFTQSYLRTVMSFIGVQDFQLVVAEGMAYTPAEADNILAKASEKAKEVASTF